A window of the Dyadobacter pollutisoli genome harbors these coding sequences:
- a CDS encoding bifunctional UDP-N-acetylmuramoyl-tripeptide:D-alanyl-D-alanine ligase/alanine racemase — MSLTGNNAQGITTKAAYILTDSRQVSFPEQSIFFAIKGVRHDGHQFVPELYESGVREFVVEEASFSEALRTLTSQWDDAQIWVVPSAIRALQKLVSEKRRQFDIPVVGIAGSNGKTIVKEWLVQLTAPGKRVVASPKSYNSQIGVPLSVWNLSKEHNLGIFEAGISQAHEMEHLQPVMQPSIGIFTNIGPAHDDGFRSRKQKITEKLRLFTKVRKLIYRKDYKDIDEEVSLILRPVNPFLEVISWGSGHSGASIQVVYDLQKDKTFIDFKGKFGEHTFETSFRDDASLENLTHCIVFLLDFGLSHSTIQERIFHLKPVSMRLELKEGINHCYIIDDAYNNDVQGLSMALNFLGQQEQRQKKTVILSDVLQTGQTPAELYGLVAKLLKEKAIDEVIGIGPEISSQAGLFELPNQHFFPDTDTFLSDFPFNTLSDSLVLVKGARPFSFEKIVHRLQQKAHGTVLEINLDALAHNLNYYRSKVGSGTKIMAMVKAFAYGSGSSEVASLLQYHRVDYLGVAYADEGVALRQYGINLPCMVMNATVPAFDLLIQYKLEPEIYSRRILLDWINYIKKINDPSEIPSVHLKLDTGMHRLGFVKDDYEWLIGQLQSHPAVKVASIFSHLVGADEGVHNEFSKHQYQQFEEGAALLEDALGYKTIKHILNSAGIVRFPDYKLDMVRLGIGLYGVEATGQEQRALQSVGTLKTIISQIKYLSSGETVGYSRKGHIEHDSAIATLAIGYADGYDRGLGNGTGQVLVNGTLCPTIGNICMDMTMIDVTSARAEEGDEVIVFGKEVPITELAKSINTIPYELLTGIGDRVKRVFYKE; from the coding sequence ATGAGCCTTACCGGAAATAACGCACAGGGAATAACTACAAAAGCTGCTTACATTTTAACCGACAGCCGCCAGGTTTCCTTTCCTGAACAAAGTATATTTTTTGCCATCAAAGGAGTAAGACACGATGGCCACCAGTTTGTTCCCGAGTTATACGAAAGCGGTGTCAGGGAGTTTGTAGTGGAGGAAGCATCCTTCTCCGAAGCACTTCGTACACTCACTTCACAATGGGACGACGCCCAAATATGGGTGGTTCCGTCCGCAATCCGTGCATTACAAAAGCTAGTCTCAGAAAAACGGCGCCAGTTTGATATTCCGGTGGTTGGTATTGCCGGAAGTAATGGAAAAACGATCGTAAAAGAATGGCTCGTACAACTCACTGCTCCTGGAAAAAGGGTCGTAGCTAGCCCGAAAAGCTATAATTCACAGATAGGAGTTCCGCTCTCCGTCTGGAACCTGAGTAAGGAACATAACTTGGGGATTTTTGAAGCAGGTATCTCCCAGGCTCATGAAATGGAGCATCTGCAACCGGTCATGCAGCCTAGTATCGGCATATTTACCAATATTGGCCCGGCACATGATGATGGTTTCCGCAGTCGCAAGCAAAAGATCACCGAGAAGCTGCGTTTATTTACCAAGGTCAGAAAACTCATTTATAGAAAAGACTACAAAGACATTGACGAAGAGGTCAGTCTGATCCTTCGGCCGGTGAATCCGTTTCTGGAAGTGATCAGCTGGGGTAGCGGCCATTCAGGAGCATCCATTCAAGTTGTTTACGACCTTCAAAAAGATAAAACGTTTATCGATTTCAAAGGTAAATTCGGCGAGCATACATTTGAAACGTCGTTTCGGGATGATGCTTCGCTGGAAAACCTTACCCACTGCATTGTATTTCTGCTCGATTTCGGACTTTCTCACAGCACCATTCAGGAAAGGATTTTTCACCTGAAACCAGTGTCCATGAGATTGGAACTGAAAGAAGGGATCAACCATTGCTATATCATCGACGATGCCTATAACAATGATGTTCAGGGACTTTCGATGGCCCTTAACTTTCTGGGGCAACAGGAACAGCGTCAAAAGAAGACAGTAATACTTTCGGACGTACTGCAAACAGGACAAACTCCCGCTGAGCTTTACGGGCTGGTCGCTAAATTGCTAAAAGAAAAAGCGATCGATGAAGTCATTGGGATAGGCCCGGAAATAAGCAGCCAGGCTGGATTGTTCGAGCTTCCTAATCAGCATTTCTTCCCGGATACGGACACATTTTTAAGTGATTTTCCTTTCAATACATTGTCAGACAGCCTGGTACTGGTAAAAGGCGCGAGACCATTTTCTTTTGAAAAAATCGTCCACCGGTTGCAGCAAAAAGCACACGGCACAGTCCTGGAAATCAACCTGGACGCCTTGGCGCATAATCTGAACTACTACCGGTCCAAAGTAGGCTCCGGCACGAAGATCATGGCCATGGTAAAAGCATTTGCATATGGCAGTGGCAGCTCGGAAGTGGCGTCATTGCTGCAATACCACCGCGTCGACTACCTGGGTGTGGCTTATGCGGACGAAGGCGTGGCACTCCGCCAATATGGTATCAATCTGCCTTGTATGGTCATGAATGCTACAGTTCCTGCATTTGACCTGCTCATTCAGTACAAACTTGAACCGGAAATTTACAGTCGTCGCATCTTGCTGGATTGGATCAATTACATTAAAAAAATCAATGACCCGTCCGAAATCCCATCTGTGCATTTAAAACTTGATACCGGAATGCACCGCCTGGGTTTTGTGAAGGATGATTATGAATGGCTGATCGGGCAGTTGCAGAGTCACCCGGCCGTGAAAGTCGCCAGTATTTTTTCCCATTTGGTTGGCGCTGATGAAGGTGTTCACAACGAATTTTCAAAACATCAGTACCAGCAATTTGAGGAAGGTGCCGCGCTGCTGGAAGATGCTTTGGGCTACAAAACGATCAAACACATTCTGAATTCAGCCGGAATTGTACGTTTCCCCGACTATAAGCTGGATATGGTAAGGCTCGGGATCGGGCTCTACGGTGTCGAAGCGACCGGGCAGGAGCAACGTGCGTTGCAGTCGGTGGGCACATTGAAAACCATTATCTCGCAGATCAAATATCTTTCGTCGGGCGAAACCGTGGGATACAGCCGAAAAGGCCACATTGAGCACGATTCAGCGATTGCGACCCTGGCGATTGGCTATGCCGACGGTTACGATCGCGGGCTTGGCAACGGTACCGGACAGGTGCTGGTGAACGGAACATTGTGCCCTACCATCGGGAATATTTGTATGGATATGACCATGATCGATGTGACCAGTGCCCGGGCAGAAGAAGGGGACGAAGTTATTGTTTTCGGCAAAGAAGTACCCATTACTGAGCTAGCCAAAAGCATTAACACCATCCCCTATGAGTTGCTGACCGGCATCGGTGACCGGGTCAAACGAGTTTTTTATAAGGAGTAA
- the ppk1 gene encoding polyphosphate kinase 1, which yields MPGSTDPIYSNEKRGKLTNLFAFFKSPKEQAPADDSKVVSSSEKANTLVQQSDLISRDLSWLKFNDRVLDQATNEDRNLFDRLKFLAITSSNLDEFLSIRVGSLYNYLDFGKERLDYSGLREIPFRKVLMRELHDFVRRQNDCYKNQLLPLFSKHGFRIVGIDEVEEDEKGAVEQYFERTVYPMLTPMLFDYTHAFPVLLAKVLILGVITQVKGTTSEEDRKLSFVQLPLNLPRFYVIEREDELLFLPIEMIVRAHINKLYRNVDIVSTNLFRILRNGDFTLEESDDIEADFIDEIKQKIKSRRLGRVVQVYIEQDTNPDLLNLIKKRWEIDDYNVFPIDGLIDYTAFWSIIKHPEFKDQIPTIHPPVPPLGMDRERIPDIFEVMRERDILLHHPYNNFEPVLQLLEQAAEDPKVLSIKLTIYRLAKDSRVTEALLHAAENGKHVAVLFEVKARFDEENNIKEAQRLQKAGCFVIYGIGLLKTHTKLLLIVRNEGNRVLRYAHLSSGNYNEDTSRLYTDTGLLTSNEEYTHDISEFFNVITGHSIPSEYQNLITAPRYMRAKLIELIQQEAENAKAGLKSGICIKINSLEDRDTILELYKASEAGVPIKLIVRGMCCLRPQRVGLSENITVRSLVGDFLEHSRIFYFHQDGNPLVYGGSADAMVRSFDKRIESLFKLVDPRVKQEAIHILYYSLMDNVNSYEMQEDGTYIKCELEGSEPLNVHQAFYDVTLDEVMATHLFVEEDKKEKPAEPAEPEVSDAEMQAETEPS from the coding sequence ATGCCAGGTTCCACTGACCCCATATATAGCAATGAAAAAAGAGGCAAACTCACTAATCTTTTTGCTTTCTTCAAAAGTCCAAAGGAACAAGCTCCGGCGGATGACAGCAAAGTGGTAAGCTCTTCGGAAAAAGCCAATACACTGGTTCAGCAAAGCGACCTGATCAGCCGCGACCTGAGCTGGTTGAAATTCAATGACCGGGTGTTGGACCAGGCAACCAATGAGGATAGGAATCTCTTCGACCGGCTCAAATTTTTGGCTATTACCTCCTCCAACCTGGACGAGTTTTTATCCATTCGTGTGGGAAGTCTTTATAATTATCTCGACTTTGGAAAAGAACGGCTGGATTATTCCGGCCTGCGCGAAATTCCTTTCAGAAAGGTTTTGATGCGCGAGTTGCATGATTTTGTTCGTCGCCAGAATGATTGTTACAAAAACCAGTTATTGCCATTATTTTCAAAGCATGGATTTCGGATCGTAGGAATTGATGAAGTAGAAGAAGACGAAAAAGGCGCGGTAGAGCAATACTTTGAACGGACAGTGTATCCTATGCTGACGCCAATGCTGTTTGACTATACGCATGCTTTCCCGGTGCTGCTTGCCAAAGTGCTGATTCTGGGTGTGATCACGCAGGTTAAAGGCACGACTTCGGAAGAGGATAGAAAGCTTTCTTTTGTGCAGCTACCGCTTAACTTGCCCCGGTTTTACGTCATCGAGCGGGAGGATGAGTTATTGTTTCTCCCCATTGAAATGATCGTTCGAGCTCATATAAACAAGCTTTACCGGAATGTCGACATTGTTTCGACCAATTTATTCCGTATCCTCAGAAACGGTGATTTTACATTGGAAGAAAGTGATGATATTGAGGCTGATTTTATTGATGAGATTAAACAGAAAATAAAAAGCAGGCGTCTGGGCCGTGTGGTGCAGGTTTACATTGAACAGGATACCAATCCGGACTTGCTGAACCTGATCAAAAAGCGTTGGGAAATTGATGATTACAATGTGTTCCCAATAGACGGATTGATTGACTATACCGCATTCTGGAGCATAATCAAACATCCTGAATTCAAAGACCAGATACCAACAATACATCCGCCGGTACCGCCGCTCGGGATGGATAGGGAACGTATACCCGATATTTTCGAAGTAATGCGTGAGCGCGACATTCTGCTGCACCACCCATACAACAACTTTGAACCTGTTCTGCAATTGTTGGAGCAAGCCGCAGAAGACCCCAAAGTGCTATCCATTAAACTGACCATTTACCGGTTAGCGAAGGATTCCAGGGTTACCGAGGCACTTTTGCATGCCGCTGAAAACGGCAAGCACGTAGCCGTTTTATTCGAGGTAAAGGCACGTTTCGACGAGGAAAATAACATTAAGGAAGCACAACGTCTCCAAAAGGCAGGTTGTTTTGTCATTTACGGTATTGGTTTGTTGAAAACCCATACGAAACTGTTACTTATCGTCAGAAATGAAGGAAACCGGGTGCTGCGTTATGCGCATTTATCAAGCGGTAACTACAATGAGGATACCTCCAGACTCTATACGGATACAGGTTTGTTAACTTCGAATGAGGAGTATACCCATGATATTTCAGAGTTTTTCAATGTCATTACCGGCCACTCGATCCCGTCGGAATACCAGAACCTGATCACCGCCCCGCGTTATATGCGTGCGAAACTGATCGAGCTGATCCAGCAGGAAGCAGAGAATGCGAAAGCAGGTCTGAAAAGCGGTATTTGTATTAAGATCAACTCACTGGAAGACAGGGATACCATTCTGGAACTGTACAAGGCTTCGGAAGCAGGCGTACCGATCAAGCTGATCGTTCGTGGAATGTGCTGCCTGCGGCCTCAACGTGTAGGATTGAGCGAAAATATCACCGTACGTTCGCTGGTAGGGGACTTTTTGGAACATTCGAGGATATTCTATTTCCACCAGGACGGCAATCCGCTGGTATACGGCGGCAGCGCCGATGCGATGGTCCGCAGCTTTGACAAACGTATCGAGTCACTTTTCAAACTGGTCGATCCGCGGGTGAAGCAGGAGGCTATCCATATTCTTTACTACAGCTTGATGGATAATGTGAATTCCTACGAAATGCAGGAAGACGGTACTTACATTAAATGCGAGCTGGAAGGTTCGGAGCCATTGAATGTACATCAGGCGTTTTATGACGTGACCCTGGACGAGGTAATGGCTACGCACCTGTTTGTAGAAGAAGACAAAAAAGAAAAGCCAGCAGAACCGGCAGAACCAGAGGTTTCTGACGCGGAAATGCAGGCGGAAACGGAACCTTCCTAA
- the gyrB gene encoding DNA topoisomerase (ATP-hydrolyzing) subunit B yields MSNETVIEVNSYSAENIQVLEGLEAVRKRPAMYIGDTGFKGVHHLIWEVVDNSIDEAMAGYCDTINVTIEKNNSITVQDNGRGIPTGMHPKEKRSALEVVLTVLHAGGKFDKDTYKVSGGLHGVGVSCVNALSIHLRAEIHREGKIFEQEFSEGKPLYAARVIGESEKTGTFIHFLPDATIFSVTEFKYETVATRLRELSYLNKRIRITLEDKREEDEDGKFRGEEFYSEIGLNEFVTYLDATRQPLIPEPIHMETLKGTVPVEVAMMYNTSYSENVFSYVNNINTIEGGTHVSGFRAALTRTLKNYAEKSGVLAKEKIEISGDDFREGLTAVISIKVQEPQFEGQTKTKLGNSEVTGVVSQVVAEMLDTYLDEHPKEARVIIDKVILAAKARIAAKKAREMVQRKNILTGTGLPGKLSDCSETDPNVCELYLVEGDSAGGTAKQGRNRAYQAILPLRGKILNVEKAQEYRIYENEEIKNMFTAMGVQIGKDGDERALNIDKLRYHKIVIMTDADIDGSHIRTLILTFFFRYMKILIDHGYIYIAQPPLYLVKKGKEERYCWTELQREEAVRAIGGGREDSVHVQRYKGLGEMNAEQLWETTMNPDRRSLKQVSVESAAEADHLFSMLMGDEVAPRRDFIEKNAKYARVDV; encoded by the coding sequence ATGTCAAACGAAACAGTGATTGAAGTAAATAGTTATTCAGCCGAAAATATCCAGGTTCTTGAAGGTTTAGAGGCAGTTCGCAAGCGTCCGGCCATGTATATTGGTGACACTGGTTTTAAGGGGGTTCACCATCTGATTTGGGAGGTTGTTGATAATTCCATTGATGAGGCGATGGCCGGCTATTGCGATACCATCAATGTTACGATAGAAAAAAATAATTCCATTACTGTTCAGGATAATGGCCGCGGTATTCCAACCGGAATGCACCCCAAAGAGAAAAGATCTGCATTGGAGGTAGTACTGACCGTACTGCACGCAGGGGGTAAATTTGATAAAGACACATACAAGGTTTCAGGCGGTTTGCACGGGGTAGGGGTTTCCTGCGTTAACGCACTTTCTATACACCTGCGTGCTGAGATTCACCGCGAGGGTAAAATATTTGAACAAGAGTTCAGCGAAGGCAAGCCTTTGTACGCTGCACGCGTTATTGGCGAGTCTGAAAAAACCGGAACATTCATCCATTTTTTACCGGATGCTACGATTTTCTCGGTGACAGAATTCAAATACGAAACTGTGGCTACCCGTCTCAGGGAATTATCCTATTTGAACAAAAGAATCCGGATCACGCTGGAAGATAAGCGCGAAGAGGATGAAGACGGCAAGTTCAGAGGAGAGGAATTCTATTCTGAAATTGGTCTGAACGAGTTTGTGACCTATCTGGATGCAACCCGCCAGCCATTGATCCCTGAGCCTATCCACATGGAGACCTTGAAAGGAACTGTTCCCGTAGAAGTGGCCATGATGTACAATACCTCGTACAGCGAGAATGTATTCTCATATGTAAACAATATCAACACCATTGAAGGTGGAACGCACGTTTCTGGTTTCAGGGCTGCATTAACCCGGACACTAAAAAACTACGCTGAAAAATCGGGTGTTCTTGCGAAAGAAAAAATTGAGATCAGCGGGGACGATTTCCGTGAAGGTTTGACTGCCGTTATCTCGATCAAAGTGCAGGAGCCTCAGTTTGAGGGTCAGACAAAAACCAAACTGGGTAACTCAGAGGTAACCGGGGTCGTAAGTCAGGTAGTGGCAGAAATGCTCGATACTTATCTGGATGAGCACCCGAAAGAAGCCAGGGTAATCATTGACAAAGTGATCCTTGCTGCGAAAGCGCGTATTGCGGCCAAAAAGGCCCGTGAAATGGTGCAGCGTAAGAATATATTGACAGGTACGGGACTTCCGGGAAAACTTTCCGACTGCTCTGAAACAGACCCTAACGTTTGCGAATTGTACCTGGTCGAAGGGGACTCGGCGGGTGGAACTGCCAAGCAAGGCCGTAACAGGGCTTATCAGGCAATCCTGCCGCTTCGAGGTAAGATCCTGAACGTTGAAAAAGCACAGGAATACCGCATTTACGAAAATGAAGAGATCAAGAATATGTTCACCGCAATGGGTGTGCAGATCGGTAAAGACGGTGACGAACGCGCATTGAACATTGATAAGCTGAGGTATCACAAAATCGTGATCATGACCGATGCCGATATCGATGGTAGTCACATTCGTACGCTGATCCTCACATTCTTCTTCCGGTATATGAAGATCCTGATCGATCATGGCTACATCTACATTGCCCAGCCACCTTTGTACCTCGTGAAAAAAGGTAAAGAAGAAAGGTACTGCTGGACTGAATTGCAGCGTGAGGAAGCGGTAAGGGCCATTGGTGGCGGTCGTGAAGATTCCGTGCATGTGCAGCGTTACAAGGGTTTGGGAGAAATGAATGCGGAACAATTGTGGGAAACAACCATGAACCCGGACCGTCGCAGCCTGAAACAGGTTTCAGTAGAGTCAGCAGCGGAAGCAGATCATTTATTTTCCATGCTGATGGGTGATGAAGTAGCACCCAGGCGCGATTTTATTGAGAAGAATGCTAAGTATGCGCGCGTTGATGTGTAG
- a CDS encoding PVC-type heme-binding CxxCH protein: protein MSKPRKISVSVSLLAFVLAIIGFSAFKFNQSASIDVKKGSHIILLGNNLGSRMMNYDNFETEMQVRYPEDMLYIRNMCDGGDTPGFRPHASRNTPWAFPGAEKFQTELANPSQSEGHFDYPDEWLTRHKADVILAFFGYNESFEGKAGLENYKAELDAFIKYTLSQKYNGTTAPQLAIISPIAFEDLSAKFDLPNGKKENENILLYAKAMKEVSEKNNVLYVDAFTPSQKWYAETKEDLTIDGSQLNEEGYKKLGVLLADQVFGKAAPKAEKNRQLVHDAVMEKNWMWHNDIKIPNGVHVYGRRYNPFGPDNYPAEIQKIREMTDIRDKAVWLAASKGEKMDLAAADKNTTPLPPVKTNFNPEKNGSLEYLYGNDALKKLKVPEGYKIELFASEEEFKDLAKPMQMSFDNKGRLWIATMPSYPHYKPGDSKPDDKIIILEDTNNDGKADKQTVFADGLHLPLGFEIAAEGVYVSQGTNLKLFTDTNGDDKADKVEILLSGFDDHDTHHNSHAFTVDPSGAIYSGEGVFLHTNVETSYGPVRATNGGFYRYTPQRKKLERTAQLSIPNPWGIAFDDWGQPFFAETSSPDVRWMLPGSVLPRYGEANHKSVQLIERAHLVRPTSGLEFVSSRHFPDDLQGDFLINNTIGFLGTKEHTLTDDGTGYKSHHRQDLIVSEDRNFRPVDMEFAPDGSLYVIDWHNILIGHMQHNARDPLRDHSHGRVYRVTYPSRPLVTPAKVAGASIDVLLENLKLPEYRSRYRTRRELRGLDAAKVLPKLTAWTASLDKSDPRYEHHLLEGLWVSWGLNKVDQKLLKQVLKAKDYHVRAAAVQVLRYTGHQVPDQADLLMQAVKDENSRVRLVAIVAASWIGKEKGLPILAEAKKMPLDDWMIHAHETAVAHLNGQNVKKEKQTVATTSLKGKELILFNMGRQIYAKEGYCSTCHQPDGKGLAASGFPPLTGTNWVLGNDERLIKLALKGLLGPIEVNGQKYPGQVPMTPFAGLLKDEEVAAVLTYVRNSFGNKGPAIMPEKVKAVRAATESKKDFYSPDQLLKEHPLEKM from the coding sequence ATGTCTAAACCCAGGAAAATCAGCGTCTCCGTTTCGCTCCTAGCATTTGTATTGGCCATCATTGGCTTCAGTGCTTTCAAATTCAATCAGTCCGCGTCCATTGATGTTAAAAAAGGCTCGCACATCATTCTGCTGGGTAACAACCTGGGGTCAAGAATGATGAATTACGACAATTTCGAAACTGAAATGCAGGTAAGGTATCCAGAGGATATGTTGTACATCCGCAATATGTGCGATGGCGGCGATACCCCCGGATTCAGGCCACATGCCAGCCGTAATACACCCTGGGCATTTCCGGGAGCTGAAAAGTTCCAGACCGAGCTCGCCAATCCTTCTCAAAGTGAGGGACATTTCGACTATCCTGACGAATGGCTTACCAGGCACAAAGCGGATGTGATCCTCGCTTTTTTCGGATACAATGAGTCTTTCGAAGGAAAAGCGGGACTTGAAAACTACAAAGCAGAGCTTGATGCATTTATCAAATACACATTGAGCCAGAAATACAATGGTACTACGGCTCCCCAGCTTGCCATCATTTCTCCGATCGCTTTTGAGGACCTATCCGCAAAATTTGATCTTCCCAATGGTAAAAAAGAGAACGAGAATATCCTTTTGTATGCCAAAGCAATGAAGGAAGTTTCGGAAAAGAACAATGTGCTGTACGTGGATGCTTTCACGCCTTCTCAAAAATGGTATGCTGAAACAAAGGAAGATCTGACCATTGATGGTTCGCAGCTGAATGAGGAAGGTTATAAAAAACTGGGCGTACTGCTAGCTGATCAGGTTTTTGGAAAAGCAGCACCGAAAGCTGAAAAGAACCGCCAGCTTGTCCACGATGCGGTAATGGAAAAAAACTGGATGTGGCATAATGACATCAAAATTCCAAATGGTGTACACGTTTATGGACGCCGCTACAACCCGTTTGGCCCTGATAACTATCCTGCTGAAATCCAGAAGATCAGGGAAATGACTGACATCCGCGACAAAGCAGTATGGCTGGCGGCTTCGAAAGGAGAGAAAATGGACCTTGCGGCTGCGGATAAGAACACGACGCCATTGCCTCCTGTTAAAACGAATTTCAATCCTGAGAAAAACGGAAGCCTTGAATATCTGTATGGTAACGATGCCCTTAAAAAGCTAAAAGTGCCCGAGGGTTATAAAATTGAGCTTTTTGCGTCGGAAGAAGAGTTTAAAGATCTTGCCAAACCAATGCAAATGTCCTTTGACAACAAAGGCAGGCTGTGGATCGCGACAATGCCAAGTTACCCGCATTACAAGCCGGGTGATTCAAAACCAGATGACAAGATCATCATTCTGGAAGATACTAATAATGACGGTAAGGCGGACAAGCAAACGGTTTTTGCCGACGGACTGCACCTTCCGCTTGGGTTTGAAATAGCGGCAGAAGGTGTTTACGTTTCGCAGGGAACTAACCTCAAACTGTTTACAGATACCAATGGTGATGACAAGGCCGATAAAGTGGAAATTCTGCTGAGCGGGTTTGATGACCATGATACCCATCATAATAGCCACGCATTCACCGTGGACCCTTCGGGAGCTATTTACTCCGGCGAAGGGGTGTTTTTACATACCAATGTCGAAACTTCTTACGGACCGGTACGTGCAACGAACGGTGGTTTTTACAGGTATACGCCACAGCGCAAAAAGCTGGAACGTACTGCCCAGCTTTCCATTCCTAACCCCTGGGGTATTGCATTTGACGATTGGGGACAGCCGTTCTTCGCTGAAACGTCCAGCCCGGATGTGCGGTGGATGCTACCTGGTTCTGTTTTGCCAAGGTATGGAGAAGCGAACCACAAGTCAGTTCAGCTGATCGAGAGAGCGCACCTGGTAAGACCGACCTCTGGTTTGGAGTTCGTTTCGAGCCGTCATTTTCCTGACGATCTTCAGGGAGACTTTTTGATTAATAATACCATTGGTTTCTTAGGGACCAAAGAACATACATTGACCGACGACGGTACTGGCTACAAAAGTCATCACCGCCAGGACCTGATTGTAAGTGAAGACAGAAACTTCCGTCCTGTGGATATGGAATTCGCACCGGACGGCTCGCTATACGTGATCGACTGGCACAATATCCTGATCGGGCACATGCAGCACAATGCACGTGACCCATTGCGTGACCATTCGCACGGAAGGGTTTACCGCGTTACCTACCCTTCGAGACCGCTGGTAACGCCTGCAAAAGTGGCGGGAGCGAGTATTGACGTGCTTTTGGAAAACCTCAAATTACCTGAATACCGCTCACGATACAGAACCAGACGCGAGCTGAGAGGACTTGACGCTGCGAAAGTTTTGCCGAAATTGACTGCCTGGACTGCTAGTCTGGATAAAAGCGACCCACGTTACGAGCATCATCTGCTGGAAGGATTGTGGGTAAGCTGGGGCTTGAATAAAGTGGATCAGAAGCTTTTGAAGCAAGTATTGAAAGCGAAGGATTACCACGTGAGAGCAGCTGCCGTGCAGGTGTTGCGTTACACCGGCCACCAGGTGCCCGACCAGGCTGACCTGCTGATGCAGGCGGTAAAAGATGAAAATAGCCGCGTGAGACTGGTGGCTATTGTAGCCGCTTCGTGGATAGGTAAAGAAAAAGGTTTACCGATATTAGCGGAAGCCAAGAAAATGCCACTAGATGACTGGATGATCCATGCGCATGAAACTGCGGTTGCCCACTTGAACGGCCAGAATGTGAAGAAAGAAAAACAAACGGTTGCAACAACCAGTCTGAAAGGCAAGGAGCTGATATTGTTCAACATGGGACGGCAGATCTACGCGAAGGAAGGATACTGTTCAACCTGCCACCAGCCCGACGGTAAAGGTTTGGCAGCTTCCGGGTTTCCACCGCTGACTGGTACCAACTGGGTTTTGGGCAATGATGAACGTTTGATTAAGCTGGCACTAAAAGGATTGCTGGGCCCTATTGAGGTAAACGGACAAAAATATCCTGGCCAGGTACCGATGACACCTTTTGCAGGGTTATTGAAGGATGAAGAAGTGGCTGCGGTGCTTACTTACGTGAGAAATTCATTCGGAAATAAAGGGCCTGCGATCATGCCGGAAAAAGTGAAGGCGGTGCGGGCAGCGACAGAAAGCAAGAAGGATTTCTACTCCCCAGATCAGCTGCTGAAAGAGCACCCTTTGGAAAAGATGTAG
- a CDS encoding ThuA domain-containing protein → MNLKQFCVSLLVLAVIGLTFTGQAKAQSKNKKPLVVFVTGDHEYSGEETLPIIAAELEKNYGMKTIVLKAYPDHNSEKNIPGLEALKDADLAVFYLRWRQLPPDQLALIEAYLKTGKPVMGFRTTTHAFNFPKGHESEKWNAFGEFALNSPPGWGGAAKHTHYGHNSSTDVTVIPEQANNPILTGVKGPFHARSWLYRVLPDYPTKGSTWLLMGKSVNPDKEAIENPVAWTGTNSFGGKVFMTTLGHPEDFRLEPFQRLVVNAIHWELGKKVPKEWKGKLDIQVPYREAK, encoded by the coding sequence ATGAATTTAAAGCAATTCTGCGTTTCCTTGCTCGTACTGGCGGTTATTGGCCTCACATTCACCGGCCAGGCAAAAGCACAATCCAAAAACAAAAAGCCATTGGTGGTTTTCGTGACGGGTGACCATGAATACAGCGGAGAGGAAACTCTGCCGATCATTGCGGCTGAACTGGAAAAAAATTACGGTATGAAAACCATCGTACTGAAAGCATATCCCGACCACAACAGTGAAAAAAATATTCCGGGCCTGGAAGCATTGAAGGATGCAGATCTGGCTGTTTTTTACCTGCGCTGGAGACAACTGCCTCCCGATCAGCTGGCACTCATTGAAGCATACCTTAAAACTGGAAAGCCGGTAATGGGCTTCCGCACAACCACCCACGCATTTAATTTCCCAAAAGGACACGAAAGCGAGAAATGGAACGCATTCGGTGAATTTGCATTGAATTCGCCTCCGGGCTGGGGCGGAGCGGCGAAACACACGCATTACGGACACAACAGCAGTACCGACGTGACCGTCATTCCCGAGCAAGCCAATAATCCTATTTTGACAGGAGTAAAAGGCCCTTTTCATGCCCGTTCATGGTTGTACCGCGTTTTGCCGGACTATCCTACCAAAGGCTCAACCTGGTTGCTAATGGGCAAATCGGTGAATCCTGACAAGGAGGCTATTGAAAACCCTGTCGCCTGGACGGGTACTAATTCTTTTGGAGGTAAAGTGTTCATGACCACGCTCGGCCATCCCGAAGATTTCAGGCTTGAACCATTCCAGCGACTGGTTGTCAATGCTATTCACTGGGAGCTTGGCAAAAAGGTTCCCAAAGAATGGAAAGGCAAGCTTGACATTCAGGTTCCTTACCGCGAGGCAAAATAA